In the Quercus lobata isolate SW786 chromosome 5, ValleyOak3.0 Primary Assembly, whole genome shotgun sequence genome, one interval contains:
- the LOC115988787 gene encoding probable alpha,alpha-trehalose-phosphate synthase [UDP-forming] 7, whose amino-acid sequence MMSRSYTNLLDLASGNFPVMGREKKRLPRVMTVPGVISELDDDQANSVSSDVPSSVVQDRIIIVANQLPVKAKRRPDNKGWSFSWDEDSLLLQLKDGLPEEMEVLYVGSLRVEVDMNEQDDVSQLLLDRFKCVPAFLPNDILNKFYHGFCKQHLWPLFHYMLPFSANHGGRFDRSLWEAYVAANKIFSQRVIEILNPEDDYVWIHDYHLMVLPTFLRRRFNRLRMGFFLHSPFPSSEIYRTLPVREEILKALLNSDLIGFHTFDYARHFLSCCSRMLGLEYQSKRGYIGLEYYGRTVGIKIMPVGIHMGQIESVLRLADKEWRVGELRQQFEGKTVLLGVDDMDIFKGVNLKLLAMEQLLKQHPKWQGRAVLVQIANPARGRGRDLEEIQDEISASCERINKTFGRLGYEPIVFIDRPISLSERTAYYTIAECVVVTAVRDGMNLTPYEYIVSRQGDSGSEPSSELSGPKKSMLVVSEFIGCSPSLSGAIRVNPWNVEATAEAMNEAISMNDSEKQLRHEKHYRYVSTHDVAYWSRSFFQDMERTCKDHFRRRCWGIGLSFGFRVVALDPNFRKLSIDAIESAYIKSKHRAILLDYDGTVMPQTSINKSPSEEVISIINMLCSDDKNTVFVVSGRGKDSLGKWFSPCKKLGIAAEHGYFMRWHAEEPWKTIGQSNDFGWVQMAEPVMKLYTESTDGSYIETKESALVWHHRDADPGFGSTQAKELLDHLESVLANEPVAVKRGQYIVEVKPQGVSKGLVAEKIFAAMAEGGKQADFVLCIGDDRSDEDMFEIIGDAMTSGVLSSNSSVFACTVGQKPSKAKYYLDDTTEVINMLEALADASDPSPSPRIEEGFSP is encoded by the exons ATGATGTCTAGATCGTATACCAATCTTTTAGATCTAGCTTCGGGGAACTTTCCGGTAATGGGGCGCGAAAAGAAGCGGCTACCACGTGTAATGACCGTTCCCGGAGTTATTTCTGAGCTTGATGATGATCAGGCCAACAGTGTGTCGTCAGATGTTCCGTCTTCGGTTGTTCAAGACCGTATCATTATTGTTGCTAATCAGCTTCCTGTGAAAGCTAAGCGTAGGCCAGATAATAAGGGGTGGAGTTTTAGTTGGGATGAGGACTCATTGTTATTACAGCTGAAGGATGGTTTACCTGAAGAAATGGAGGTTTTGTATGTAGGGTCTTTGAGGGTTGAAGTTGATATGAACGAACAAGATGATGTGTCGCAGCTTTTGTTGGATAGGTTTAAGTGTGTCCCGGCATTTTTACCGAACGACATTTTGAATAAGTTTTATCATGGGTTTTGTAAACAGCATTTGTGGCCACTCTTTCATTACATGCTTCCCTTCTCAGCAAACCATGGCGGGCGGTTTGATAGGTCTTTGTGGGAGGCCTATGTGGCTGCAAATAAGATTTTCTCGCAGAGGGTGATTGAGATTTTAAACCCCGAAGATGATTATGTTTGGATTCATGATTACCATTTGATGGTGCTGCCTACTTTCTTGAGGAGAAGGTTTAACAGGCTGAGAATGGGATTTTTTCTTCACAGTCCGTTTCCTTCATCCGAGATATATAGGACATTGCCTGTGAGGGAAGAGATCCTTAAGGCACTTTTGAATTCTGATCTAATTGGTTTCCACACTTTTGATTATGCTCGACATTTCCTGTCTTGTTGTAGTCGAATGTTGGGTTTGGAGTATCAATCAAAAAGGGGTTATATTGGATTGGAATATTATGGAAGGACGGTGGGGATAAAGATCATGCCAGTTGGGATTCACATGGGCCAGATTGAATCTGTTTTGAGACTCGCAGATAAGGAGTGGAGAGTGGGGGAGCTCAGACAACAGTTTGAAGGAAAAACTGTGTTACTTGGGGTTGATGATATGGATATATTTAAAGGCGTCAATTTGAAACTGTTGGCAATGGAACAGTTGTTGAAGCAGCATCCAAAGTGGCAAGGAAGGGCAGTTCTGGTACAAATTGCAAACCCTGCTAGGGGACGAGGGAGGGATCTTGAGGAAATTCAGGATGAAATTAGTGCAAGCTGCGAGAGAATTAACAAAACTTTTGGGCGACTAGGTTATGAACCAATCGTCTTCATTGATAGACCAATCTCTCTTAGTGAACGAACGGCATACTACACCATTGCTGAGTGTGTTGTCGTCACAGCTGTGAGGGATGGGATGAATCTCACACCTTATGAGTACATTGTGTCCAGGCAGGGCGATTCTGGGTCAGAGCCAAGTTCAGAATTGAGTGGTCCTAAGAAGAGCATGCTAGTAGTATCAGAGTTCATTGGGTGTTCGCCTTCATTGAGTGGTGCAATTCGGGTCAACCCATGGAATGTTGAAGCAACTGCTGAGGCAATGAATGAGGCAATTTCAATGAATGATTCCGAGAAGCAATTGCGCCATGAGAAGCATTATAGGTATGTTAGCACGCACGATGTGGCATATTGGTCAAGGAGCTTTTTCCAAGATATGGAAAGGACTTGCAAGGACCATTTCAGAAGACGTTGTTGGGGAATTGGTTTGAGCTTTGGTTTCAGGGTTGTGGCACTGGATCCTAATTTCAGAAAGTTGTCTATTGATGCCATCGAATCTGCATATATAAAGTCCAAACATAGGGCCATTCTTTTGGATTATGATGGCACAGTAATGCCCCAAACTTCCATCAACAAGTCCCCAAGTGAAGAGGTTATATCAATTATCAACATGCTTTGCAGTGATGATAAAAACACAGTGTTTGTTGTTAGTGGAAGAGGAAAAGATTCATTGGGAAAGTGGTTTTCTCCTTGCAAGAAACTTGGAATTGCTGCTGAACATGGTTACTTCATGAg GTGGCATGCTGAAGAGCCTTGGAAGACCATTGGGCAGAGTAATGACTTTGGGTGGGTACAGATGGCTGAGCCTGTTATGAAATTATATACTGAATCCACTGATGGTTCTTACATTGAAACCAAGGAGAGTGCTTTGGTTTGGCACCATCGGGATGCGGACCCTGGTTTTGGATCTACTCAGGCTAAGGAGTTGTTGGACCATCTAGAAAGTGTTTTAGCGAATGAACCAGTTGCTGTCAAAAGAGGTCAATACATTGTTGAAGTGAAGCCGCAG GGAGTGAGTAAAGGCCTGGTTGCAGAAAAGATCTTTGCAGCAATGGCAGAGGGTGGCAAGCAGGCTGATTTTGTACTGTGTATCGGTGATGACCGATCTGACGAGGACATGTTTGAAATCATTGGAGATGCAATGACAAGTGGTGTTTTATCCTCAAATTCATCTGTTTTTGCCTGCACCGTTGGACAGAAGCCAAGTAAAGCAAAGTACTATTTGGATGACACAACTGAGGTCATAAACATGCTTGAGGCTCTTGCTGATGCTTCAGACCCGTCACCCTCCCCAAGAATTGAAGAAGGATTTTCCCCTTGA